A single window of Nematostella vectensis chromosome 4, jaNemVect1.1, whole genome shotgun sequence DNA harbors:
- the LOC5519576 gene encoding uncharacterized protein LOC5519576, with protein sequence MSNQRAVYVLSIYAIQLWYEAVLRVNMNKQHGYELQLEASNTDKPKKSHALLVVGIAMLGTGLIVVVVGCVFIAQSSVCEQKDELYSAPCEFSPEATRAGLPQLLEEIKEEFFKHNQNSVAWKPDLVGVELTDYVKTRYAPYDPTPLVIQERTDASLALLKKFKNLNVNQDLLKPRESKVIEQASHFLKHSFGVPYDGNYYAGDWLLGPNYFCWQPICYLDYDINAYAHHAVPRSYDDMQKVIDVITNHKAIFERYRQNMELGVRAGMVRSSTDCAAGAHAFKDRYRGLVMRGRASAALDEFYGKTLTSSGFLENLEKGVAERWRKEKNVSVNQSVKDALLQGFAQPLLDFIHFLDHVHSRHCPPDSVTSGLSELPLPYVWFDDRPNKSQATTGKLPTGEPLDGKQTYRRILSFFTTTDISPEEIYYEGKQQLEIFMPQVINIAKEITKISNETAAIPAFQALLDARDQWHNNMSFPPNESDAHAYRTCVDDASARVFCPRRWEAMRAWCDYIMEVMALIEPKIARLFYFTGIKATTANCPIEMQPHYNPANGAMYFAPSDGNCTKPTHFGMPFFLKEYGPKFQEWSVTGHEARPGHHIQMQGLKEHFRDACGGVMRWLDKQMSFIAFQEGWALYAENPILSHDTNLYEDNVLQRYGMLKWQVWRAVRLVVDTGLHYRGMKRSEALEHFSKFTWDRTDFAVKEVTRYQSDPGQATAYMLGRLEIIKQRKKAEWELGPRFDLRDFHYQVLSQGSAPLTHLRAHIDRYIRCVKGQIRNPICSLILKTSTRWRESEDVKSVDDESRPPLPQRKLWV encoded by the exons ATGTCAAACCAAAGGGCAGTGTATGTGTTGAGTATTTACGCGATCCAGCTCTGGTATGAAGCAGTTCTACGCGTAAACATGAATAAACAACACGGATACGAACTCCAGCTTGAGGCATCAAACACTGACAAACCCAAGAAATCTCATGCGCTCCTTGTGGTAGGGATAGCTATGTTAGGAACAGGGTTAATCGTAGTGGTGGTAGGATGTGTGTTTATCGCCCAATCGTCTGTCTGTGAGCAGAAGGACGAGCTTTACTCTGCCCCTTGTGAGTTTTCCCCAGAGGCGACACGTGCAGGCTTGCCGCAGTTACTTGAAGAAATCAAGGAGGAGTTTTTTAAACATAACCAGAATTCCGTGGCCTGGAAACCTGATCTCGTCGGAGTGGAGCTAACAGATTATGTGAAGACGCG GTATGCACCGTACGACCCGACACCCTTGGTGATACAGGAAAGGACCGATGCATCTCTTGCTCTGCTGAAAAAGTTCAAGAATCTGAATGTGAACCAGGACTTGCTGAAGCCACGAGAAAGCAAAGTCATCGAACAG GCTTCCCATTTCCTCAAGCATTCGTTTGGTGTCCCATATGATGGGAATTACTACGCGGGGGACTGGTTACTAGGACCCAACTACTTCTGTTGGCAGCCTATCTGTTACCTTGACTACGATATTAACGCCTACGCACATCACGCGGTTCCGCGGTCTTACGATGACATGCAGAAAGTCATCGATGTTATTACCAATCACAAGGCGATCTTTGAAAGATACAG ACAGAATATGGAGCTTGGTGTTCGCGCGGGCATGGTCCGCTCCTCGACAGACTGTGCCGCTGGTGCGCATGCGTTTAAGGACCGTTATCGCGGGCTCGTGATGAGGGGGAGAGCCTCGGCTGCATTGGATGAGTTTTACGGGAAAACCCTCACGAGTTCAGGGTTCCTGGAAAATCTAGAAAAgggcgtggccgagcggtggCGGAAGGAGAAAAATGTCAGTGTCAATCAGTCTGTGAAGGACGCTTTACTACAAGGGTTCGCTCAGCCGCTCCTGGACTTCATCCATTTCCTGGATCACGTACATAGTCG GCACTGCCCGCCAGACTCGGTGACCAGCGGTCTCAGCGAGCTGCCGCTGCCTTATGTGTGGTTTGATGACCGCCCAAACAAGTCCCAGGCTACAACGGGCAAGCTTCCCACAGGGGAACCGCTTGATGGGAAGCAGACTTACCGCCGCATCCTTTCGTTCTTCACCACGACTGACATCTCACCCGAGGAGATCTACTACGAGGGCAAACAGCAGCTAGAGATCTTCATgccacag GTAATCAATATTGCTAAGGAGATCACTAAAATCTCAAACGAGACCGCTGCTATCCCAGCATTCCAGGCGCTCCTCGATGCACGTGATCAGTGGCATAATAACATGTCCTTCCCCCCAAACGAGAGCGATGCGCACGCCTACCGCACGTGCGTGGATGACGCAAGCGCGCGCGTGTTTTGTCCACGCAGATGGGAGGCGATGCGTGCATGGTGTGACTATATAATGGAGGTGATGGCGTTGATCGAGCCAAAGATCGCGCGCTTGTTCTACTTCACGGGAATAAAAGCCACGACCGCGAACTGTCCGATTGAGATGCAGCCTCATTACAATCCTGCAAATGGCGCTATGTATTTCGCCCCTAGTGATGGTAACTGCACAAAGCCTACCCACTTTGGTATGCCTTTCTTTTTGAAAGAGTATGGCCCGAAATTTCAAGAGTGGTCGGTTACCGGACATGAGGCTCGGCCCGGACACCACATCCAGATGCAGG GGCTAAAAGAGCATTTCCGGGATGCCTGTGGTGGGGTAATGCGTTGGTTGGACAAGCAGATGTCATTTATTGCTTTCCAAGAGGGTTGGGCATTATACGCAGAGAATCCGATTCTCTCACATGATACGAACTTGTATGAAGACAACGTACTACAAAGATATGGCATGCTCAAGTGGCAG GTGTGGCGGGCAGTTCGACTTGTAGTCGACACTGGACTTCATTATCGCGGGATGAAAAG GTCTGAAGCATTGGAACATTTTTCGAAATTCACTTGGGATAGGACGGATTTCGCGGTGAAGGAGGTCACTCGTTACCAGTCTGATCCCGGCCAAGCTACCGCCTATATGCTTGGGAGACTGGAGATTATCAAGCAAAGGAAAAAGGCCGAGTGGGAATTGGGTCCGAGATTTGATTTGCGTGACTTTCATTACCAGGTCCTCTCGCAGGGCTCGGCACCACTCACTCACCTGCGTGCGCATATCGATCGCTACATACGATGTGTCAAGGGACAGATACGGAATCCGATCTGCAGTTTGATTCTGAAAACGTCGACGAGATGGCGCGAGAGTGAGGATGTTAAATCCGTGGACGACGAATCAAGACCCCCCTTGCCCCAACGAAAACTTTGGGTTTAG
- the LOC5519577 gene encoding 5-hydroxytryptamine receptor 6 — MAESLKELRAVDVVLLGVSALVVVANAAVCVLVVVRKRLRTYTNGFVLSLAISDILTGGVFMPFNLLNPMHIAHGFVTMLVIVSSTCNLSAVAFDRYLAVVKPLAYKTKIAGSFARLVCAVWGVAVVMTVLPISWKADQSLLVHKIYVSCAVALFLVFPLVFILFVYSYIFVRLRRHGKMSRALQATRTRRDEIRKSKRELKTVKMFSSIVALFLVSWFPVIVITMAFVANKPVPAYVFTISNFSITISSLANPFMYTLMKLDFQRELKAIMPCYKRNSPVSRLHYALALGNLRNTTSILAQTEESRSES, encoded by the coding sequence ATGGCTGAGTCGTTGAAGGAATTACGGGCAGTGGATGTCGTACTATTGGGAGTCTCCGCGCTGGTTGTCGTGGCAAATGCTGCAGTATGCGTCCTCGTTGTGGTCAGAAAACGCCTGCGGACCTACACCAACGGGTTCGTGTTGTCACTGGCGATCTCAGACATTCTAACGGGCGGAGTCTTCATGCCGTTCAACCTGCTGAATCCGATGCATATTGCGCACGGCTTCGTCACAATGCTGGTCATCGTGTCCAGTACGTGTAACCTTAGCGCTGTGGCGTTTGACCGCTACCTGGCGGTCGTCAAACCTCTAGCGTATAAAACCAAAATCGCCGGCTCGTTCGCCCGTCTTGTGTGCGCGGTGTGGGGTGTAGCTGTCGTGATGACTGTGCTGCCTATCTCGTGGAAAGCAGATCAGTCACTGTTGGTGCACAAGATCTACGTATCGTGTGCGGTGGCGCTCTTTCTCGTCTTTCCTCTCGTATTCATCTTGTTTGTCTACTCGTACATATTCGTCCGGTTGCGCAGACACGGCAAGATGTCAAGAGCACTTCAAGCCACTAGAACTAGGCGGGACGAAATACGAAAGAGCAAACGAGAATTGAAAACCGTGAAAATGTTCTCTTCGATCGTTGCGCTTTTTCTCGTTAGCTGGTTTCCCGTGATTGTTATCACAATGGCCTTCGTCGCCAACAAGCCAGTCCCTGCATATGTCTTCACCATTTCGAATTTCAGTATAACAATCTCGTCACTGGCAAACCCCTTTATGTACACTTTAATGAAATTAGATTTTCAGAGAGAGCTCAAAGCTATAATGCCGTGCTACAAACGGAACTCTCCCGTTTCACGCCTCCACTATGCGCTAGCTCTCGGTAACTTGCGTAACACAACTTCCATTCTTGCCCAGACAGAAGAAAGCCGCTCGGAAAGTTaa
- the LOC5519570 gene encoding neuropeptides capa receptor, whose protein sequence is MLDSVQIVLLTISVLVVVANAAVCVLVVVRKRLRTYTNGFVLSLAISDILTGGVFMPFNLLNPMHIAHGFVTMLVIVSSTCNLSAVAFDRYLAVVKPLAYKTKIAGSFARLVCAVWGVAVMMTVLPITWKADQSLLVHKIYVSCAVALFLVFPLVFILFVYSYIFVRLRRHGRLLRAMQGTRTRFDEVRKSRQEKKTVKMFSSIVALFLVSWFPVIVMTMAFVANKPVPAYVFTISNFSITISSLANPFMYTLMKLDFREEVIALLGKRKTLKRKHVPFEHNRLYSISPSSRTQVVEENKKETYC, encoded by the coding sequence ATGCTCGATAGCGTTCAGATCGTACTTCTGACTATATCAGTGCTGGTTGTCGTAGCAAACGCTGCAGTATGCGTCCTCGTTGTGGTCAGAAAACGCCTGCGGACCTACACCAACGGGTTCGTGTTGTCACTGGCGATCTCAGACATTCTAACGGGCGGAGTCTTCATGCCGTTCAACCTGCTGAATCCGATGCATATTGCGCACGGCTTCGTCACAATGCTGGTCATCGTGTCCAGTACGTGTAACCTTAGCGCTGTGGCGTTTGACCGTTACCTGGCGGTCGTCAAACCTCTAGCGTATAAAACCAAAATCGCCGGCTCGTTCGCCCGTCTTGTGTGCGCGGTGTGGGGTGTAGCTGTCATGATGACTGTGCTGCCCATCACGTGGAAAGCAGATCAGTCGCTGTTGGTGCACAAGATCTACGTATCGTGTGCGGTGGCGCTCTTTCTCGTCTTTCCTCTCGTATTCATCTTGTTCGTCTACTCGTACATATTCGTCCGGTTGCGCAGACACGGCAGGTTGCTCAGAGCAATGCAAGGTACTAGAACTCGCTTTGACGAAGTGCGGAAAAGTcgacaagagaaaaaaaccgTGAAAATGTTCTCTTCGATCGTTGCGCTTTTTCTCGTTAGTTGGTTTCCCGTGATTGTTATGACAATGGCCTTCGTCGCCAACAAACCAGTCCCTGCATATGTCTTCACCATTTCGAACTTCAGTATTACAATCTCATCACTGGCAAACCCCTTTATGTACACTTTAATGAAACTAGATTTTCGAGAAGAAGTGATTGCTTTATTGGGTAAAAGAAAGACACTAAAGCGAAAGCATGTGCCGTTTGAACATAATAGACTATATAGCATTAGCCCTAGCTCACGGACGCAAGTGGTagaggaaaacaaaaaagaaacttATTGTTGA
- the LOC5519580 gene encoding probable serine/threonine-protein kinase nek3 isoform X2 yields MMVHAAIAVLIAGSLVSCANGSHVFDHTTHTLDKKFDIIAKPKAPDYLTVLLKGKDGRTGPPGAQGDAGPPGDQGPPGPTGDKGMPGSCSRTQCEDEKLKELIQRLLALEKYVASRNNNGSSNNNTNNNNSNNKNKGNSVGNKKPSITSLGIKACNNNPLIIIPMLPLCSDITSITIVPIPLPKQRKRKKTGKGRTPQGAKAVNQNPGTANQNLGPDNQTPKPANQNPGPDNQNSSVRPTQLPPPPPLPTSATPTGTTPSVSPATYSSPTPVTIQGSTFTFDDNAFLSLLTPPPPQASMSSPYGGSDTSFQLPNYANGKAQVRGLPLNNQEAKNQNLIKKNKIPLTVNKFHQKKRKVHKKTKTHHAHKQSHTSIKPFERH; encoded by the exons ATGATGGTCCACGCAGCAATAGCCGTACTGATCGCGGGCTCGCTAGTGTCATGCGCAAACGGTAGTCACGTGTTTGATCACACGACCCACACATTGGATAAAAAGTTCGACATCATCGCAAAGCCGAAAGCGCCG GACTATTTGACGGTACTCCTCAAGGGGAAAGACGGGCGTACAGGGCCGCCCGGTGCACAG ggtGATGCTGGTCCCCCCGGTGACCAAGGCCCCCCTGGACCAACA GGTGACAAGGGCATGCCTGGGAGCTGTAGCCGTACACAG TGCGAAGACGAGAAACTCAAGGAATTGATACAAAGATTGCTGGCGCTAGAAAAATACGTCGCAAGTAGGAATAACAAcggcagcagcaacaacaacacaaataacaacaacagcaacaacaagaaTAAGGGGAATAGCGTAGGGAACAAGAAGCCAAGTATTACTTCCCTCGGAATCAAAGCCTGCAACAACAACCCACTGATAATCATCCCGATGTTGCCACTGTGCTCTGATATCACAAGTATCACTATCGTACCAATTCCACTaccaaaacaaagaaaaagaaaaaagacaggCAAGGGGCGTACACCTCAGGGAGCAAAGGCTGTCAATCAAAATCCAGGAACTGCCAATCAGAATCTGG GGCCTGACAATCAAACTCCAAAACCTGCCAATCAGAATCCAGGGCCTGATAATCAAAATTCAAGTGTGAGACCAACCCAGCTACCGCCACCTCCACCACTCCCTACTTCTGCCACACCCACCGGCACGACACCCTCCGTCAGTCCAGCAACTTACAGCTCGCCCACTCCCGTCACCATCCAAGGCTCCACTTTCACTTTCGATGACAACGCATTCCTCTCCTTGCTCACACCACCTCCCCCTCAGGCATCTATGTCCTCTCCGTATGGAGGCTCGGACACGTCGTTCCAATTGCCAAACTACGCAAACGGGAAGGCCCAAGTGCGG GGGCTGCCTTTGAATAACCAAGAAGCGAAGAACCAGAATCTTATCAAGAAAAACAA AATTCCATTGACAGTCAACAAGTTTCATCAAAAGAAACGGAAAGTTCACAAGAAGACCAAAACGCACCACGCTCATAAACAGAGTCACACAAGCATAAAACCCTTTGAACGTCACTGA
- the LOC5519580 gene encoding probable serine/threonine-protein kinase nek3 isoform X1, translating into MMVHAAIAVLIAGSLVSCANGSHVFDHTTHTLDKKFDIIAKPKAPDYLTVLLKGKDGRTGPPGAQGDAGPPGDQGPPGPTGDKGMPGSCSRTQCEDEKLKELIQRLLALEKYVASRNNNGSSNNNTNNNNSNNKNKGNSVGNKKPSITSLGIKACNNNPLIIIPMLPLCSDITSITIVPIPLPKQRKRKKTGKGRTPQGAKAVNQNPGTANQNLGPDNQSPGTVNQNPGPDNQTPKPANQNPGPDNQNSSVRPTQLPPPPPLPTSATPTGTTPSVSPATYSSPTPVTIQGSTFTFDDNAFLSLLTPPPPQASMSSPYGGSDTSFQLPNYANGKAQVRGLPLNNQEAKNQNLIKKNKIPLTVNKFHQKKRKVHKKTKTHHAHKQSHTSIKPFERH; encoded by the exons ATGATGGTCCACGCAGCAATAGCCGTACTGATCGCGGGCTCGCTAGTGTCATGCGCAAACGGTAGTCACGTGTTTGATCACACGACCCACACATTGGATAAAAAGTTCGACATCATCGCAAAGCCGAAAGCGCCG GACTATTTGACGGTACTCCTCAAGGGGAAAGACGGGCGTACAGGGCCGCCCGGTGCACAG ggtGATGCTGGTCCCCCCGGTGACCAAGGCCCCCCTGGACCAACA GGTGACAAGGGCATGCCTGGGAGCTGTAGCCGTACACAG TGCGAAGACGAGAAACTCAAGGAATTGATACAAAGATTGCTGGCGCTAGAAAAATACGTCGCAAGTAGGAATAACAAcggcagcagcaacaacaacacaaataacaacaacagcaacaacaagaaTAAGGGGAATAGCGTAGGGAACAAGAAGCCAAGTATTACTTCCCTCGGAATCAAAGCCTGCAACAACAACCCACTGATAATCATCCCGATGTTGCCACTGTGCTCTGATATCACAAGTATCACTATCGTACCAATTCCACTaccaaaacaaagaaaaagaaaaaagacaggCAAGGGGCGTACACCTCAGGGAGCAAAGGCTGTCAATCAAAATCCAGGAACTGCCAATCAGAATCTGGGGCCTGACAATCAAAGTCCAGgaactgtcaatcaaaatcCAGGGCCTGACAATCAAACTCCAAAACCTGCCAATCAGAATCCAGGGCCTGATAATCAAAATTCAAGTGTGAGACCAACCCAGCTACCGCCACCTCCACCACTCCCTACTTCTGCCACACCCACCGGCACGACACCCTCCGTCAGTCCAGCAACTTACAGCTCGCCCACTCCCGTCACCATCCAAGGCTCCACTTTCACTTTCGATGACAACGCATTCCTCTCCTTGCTCACACCACCTCCCCCTCAGGCATCTATGTCCTCTCCGTATGGAGGCTCGGACACGTCGTTCCAATTGCCAAACTACGCAAACGGGAAGGCCCAAGTGCGG GGGCTGCCTTTGAATAACCAAGAAGCGAAGAACCAGAATCTTATCAAGAAAAACAA AATTCCATTGACAGTCAACAAGTTTCATCAAAAGAAACGGAAAGTTCACAAGAAGACCAAAACGCACCACGCTCATAAACAGAGTCACACAAGCATAAAACCCTTTGAACGTCACTGA